A single Vanacampus margaritifer isolate UIUO_Vmar chromosome 7, RoL_Vmar_1.0, whole genome shotgun sequence DNA region contains:
- the LOC144055417 gene encoding tau-tubulin kinase 1-like isoform X2 — translation MGRHDDLWSLFYMLVEFAVGQLPWRKIKDKEQVGQIKERYDHRMLLKHMPSEFNVFLDHVLALDYYTKPDYQLLMSVFENSMKERIITENEPFDWEKAGSDVTMSTSASTQPQHNTRPTAAMVGAIVTPVPGDPQRENTDDVLQDEHLSDQENAPPPPPPPGRTPGESLVQHAGEAWEDTDFNRNRLRISLNKEEEAGHAASPVSPVRGGAPDSPTGQGRSLRYRRVNSPESERLSGAEGRADAYGQRSRMDMLGSPSRHVYSSQPAQMLSVDPGCRGDRQASGRQEVSAASADQEAHSNAFIRSVPLAEEEDFDSKEWVIIDKEAELRDFHPTTSGTTDEEPEELRPLEEQDERRKIRAAAGADLVVRPKTHGRGMLTLAEEEEASRRSFGAGGSPAHSPCHSLPSGRPRRRESEPNGPQRPAPSPPLLIGLCAGAASPPSPDYRTKADSDEREHFHILPKLQAKRGDFLTVMLTGTLPQRRTFAANDDDAPPELAGPKDDDVTKSESNSEASPKSSERSQDAAPSTLMAEDQRGAKEHPSEADPDLEDASKTLVLFSPGDTRKSPSGDHALEAELSTPSGPNPCQERVLVGEAIHTEPSETGRLSPALRVDMRPSTPIAPASPPFTKVERTFVHIAETSHLNVMSSNGHSAREMDRYVQEGPGSGPLVEDALDKNRPTDNSPLEPVPEAVSPEPKDPPDQKSSNEEASQIHKKSEPLVEIKSRIRSRIPVLISEEDSEPSSSLSARARLERPARQLDLDLARVLVQRQQGRWMRRRVWSGTSSSLSSGDGECHKASETLSAAGSEEDTHTSDELKRNAGVLLADQQDRVGSKSRIPRPVTPVRRQPGKMAAVPSPLASSLSSSRKAKSQRRSVAVPSRSSSLCPRPVTAFVQSGSPRAPLRVLLGTRRSLSSAHCRTDSPSPQRAAPSRPSLPVRAPTVPVLPPRNRAAMRRSASQEAAAVSPPGPAAPAKWSRPKVAMKANSREKAPPAR, via the exons ATGGGTCGCCACGACGACCTGTGGTCGCTCTTCTACATGTTGGTGGAGTTTGCTGTGGGCCAGTTGCCTTGGAGAAAGATCAAAGACAAG GAGCAAGTGGGTCAGATCAAAGAGCGCTACGACCACCGCATGCTGCTGAAACACATGCCGTCCGAGTTCAACGTCTTCCTGGACCACGTCCTCGCCCTCGACTACTACACCAAACCTGACTACCAG CTGCTGATGTCGGTGTTCGAGAACAGCATGAAGGAGCGAATCATCACGGAGAACGAGCCTTTCGATTGGGAGAaggcaggaagtgatgtcaccaTGTCCACCAGCGCCTCCACCCAACCGCAGCACAACACGCGGCCCACCGCCGCCATGGTtgg GGCCATCGTGACGCCGGTGCCCGGAGACCCGCAGCGCGAGAACACGGACGACGTCCTCCAGGACGAGCACCTGAGCGACCAGGAGAACGcgccgcccccgccgccgccgccgggtcGCACCCCCGGAGAATCGCTAGTCCAACACGCCGGCGAGGCCTGGGAGGACACCGACTTCAACCGCAACAGACTCAGGATCAGCTTGAACAAG gaggaggaggcggggcaTGCCGCCTCTCCAGTGTCACCGGTTCGCGGTGGCGCTCCCGATTCGCCGACGGGTCAGGGCCGGTCCTTAAGATACCGCCGAGTTAACAGTCCCGAGTCGGAACGTCTGTCCGGCGCAGAGGGACGCGCGGACGCCTATGGCCAGAG GTCTCGTATGGACATGCTGGGCTCTCCTTCGCGGCACGTGTACTCGTCGCAGCCGGCGCAGATGCTGTCGGTGGACCCGGGTTGCCGTGGCGACCGGCAGGCCAGCGGCAGACAGGAAGTGTCGGCGGCGTCGGCGGACCAGGAGGCGCACAGCAATGCTTTCATCCGTTCCGTGCCGCTGGCCGAGGAAGAGGACTTCGACAGCAAGGAGTGGGTGATCATTGACAAGGAGGCGGAGCTTCGAGACTTCCACCCCACCACGTCGGGCACCACCGACGAGGAGCCTGAGGAGTTGCGGCCCCTGGAGGAGCAGGACGAGCGCAGGAAGATCCGGGCGGCGGCAG GTGCGGATCTGGTGGTCCGCCCGAAGACGCACGGCCGCGGAATGCTAACGctagcggaggaggaggaggcgtccCGGAGGAGTTTCGGCGCCGGCGGAAGCCCCGCCCACTCGCCGTGTCACTCGCTGCCGTCAGGACGCCCTCGACGCAGAGAGTCGGAACCCAACGGACCGCAGCGGCCG GCGCCATCGCCCCCCTTGCTGATCGGCCTCTGTGCCGGCGCCGCCTCGCCGCCGTCCCCCGACTACCGCACCAAAGCTGACAGTGACGAGCGTGAACACTTCCACATCCTGCCCAAGCTGCAGGCCAAGCGCGGCGACTTCCTGACGGTGATGCTGACAGGAACTCTACCGCAGCGCCGCACCTTTGCCGCCAACGACGACGACGCCCCGCCGGAACTCGCCGGCCCCAAAGACGACGACGTGACCAAGAGCGAGTCCAACAGCGAGGCAAGTCCCAAGAGCTCTGAGCGCAGCCAGGACGCCGCCCCCTCCACGCTCATGGCCGAGGACCAGCGGGGCGCCAAAGAGCACCCTTCTGAGGCTGACCCTGACTTGGAGGACGCCTCTAAGACCTTGGTCCTCTTCTCCCCGGGTGACACTCGCAAGTCCCCCTCTGGAGACCATGCGCTGGAGGCTGAGTTGTCCACACCTTCTGGACCAAACCCCTGCCAAGAACGCGTCCTTGTCGGAGAGGCCATCCACACGGAACCCTCGGAGACGGGCCGCCTGTCCCCCGCTCTCAGAGTGGACATGCGGCCGTCCACCCCAATTGCGCCAGCGTCGCCCCCCTTTACCAAAGTGGAGCGCACATTTGTCCACATTGCTGAGACGTCCCACCTGAACGTCATGTCTTCCAACGGGCACTCGGCCAGAGAGATGGACCGCTATGTCCAGGAGGGCCCAGGTTCCGGACCGCTAGTAGAGGATGCTTTGGACAAGAACCGTCCAACTGACAACAGCCCTTTGGAACCAGTCCCAGAAGCTGTTTCACCGGAACCTAAAGACCCTCCGGACCAgaagtcatccaatgaggaagCCTCTCAGATCCACAAAAAATCTGAACCTCTGGTGGAAATCAAGTCCAGAATCAGGAGCAGAATTCCCGTTCTGATCTCAGAGGAAGACTCTGAGCCGTCGTCCTCGCTTTCGGCTCGGGCTCGCCTTGAGCGCCCCGCCAGACAGTTGGACTTGGACTTGGCCCGGGTGCTGGTGCAGAGGCAACAGGGTCGCTGGATGCGGAGACGGGTCTGGTCCGGGACCTCGTCCTCACTGTCTTCAGGAGACGGTGAGTGTCACAAGGCTTCGGAAACCTTGTCTGCCGCTGGATCGGAGGAGGACACACACACCTCGGACGAGTTAAAGAGGAACGCCGGGGTCCTGCTGGCAGACCAACAGGACCGGGTTGGGTCCAAAAGCCGAATCCCCAGGCCCGTCACGCCAGTTAGAAGACAGCCtgggaaaatggccgccgtGCCGTCTCCTCTTGCGTCTTCACTGTCGTCTTCCAG GAAGGCAAAGAGTCAACGAAGGTCGGTAGCCGTCCCGTCCAGATCATCGTCTTTGTGCCCCCGTCCGGTCACCGCCTTCGTCCAGTCCGGTAGTCCTCGTGCGCCCCTGCGAGTTCTCTTGGGGACCCGCCGCAGCCTTAGCTCTGCCCACTGCAGGACCGACAGCCCGTCCCCTCAGAGGGCGGCGCCCTCCAGACCTTCGCTGCCCGTGAGAGCCCCG
- the LOC144055417 gene encoding tau-tubulin kinase 1-like isoform X1: MQCLGPAHQDNANMNGTAEQADILPPNCMVKDRWKVLKKIGGGGFGEIYEALDLLTRENVALKVESAQQPKQVLKMEVAVLKKLQGKNHVCKFIGCGRNDKFNYVVMQLQGRNLADLRRSQPRGTFTMSTTLRLGKQILESIEAIHSVGFLHRDIKPSNFAMGRLPSTYRKCYMLDFGLARQYTNTTGEVRPPRTVAGFRGTVRYASVNAHKNKEMGRHDDLWSLFYMLVEFAVGQLPWRKIKDKEQVGQIKERYDHRMLLKHMPSEFNVFLDHVLALDYYTKPDYQLLMSVFENSMKERIITENEPFDWEKAGSDVTMSTSASTQPQHNTRPTAAMVGAIVTPVPGDPQRENTDDVLQDEHLSDQENAPPPPPPPGRTPGESLVQHAGEAWEDTDFNRNRLRISLNKEEEAGHAASPVSPVRGGAPDSPTGQGRSLRYRRVNSPESERLSGAEGRADAYGQRSRMDMLGSPSRHVYSSQPAQMLSVDPGCRGDRQASGRQEVSAASADQEAHSNAFIRSVPLAEEEDFDSKEWVIIDKEAELRDFHPTTSGTTDEEPEELRPLEEQDERRKIRAAAGADLVVRPKTHGRGMLTLAEEEEASRRSFGAGGSPAHSPCHSLPSGRPRRRESEPNGPQRPAPSPPLLIGLCAGAASPPSPDYRTKADSDEREHFHILPKLQAKRGDFLTVMLTGTLPQRRTFAANDDDAPPELAGPKDDDVTKSESNSEASPKSSERSQDAAPSTLMAEDQRGAKEHPSEADPDLEDASKTLVLFSPGDTRKSPSGDHALEAELSTPSGPNPCQERVLVGEAIHTEPSETGRLSPALRVDMRPSTPIAPASPPFTKVERTFVHIAETSHLNVMSSNGHSAREMDRYVQEGPGSGPLVEDALDKNRPTDNSPLEPVPEAVSPEPKDPPDQKSSNEEASQIHKKSEPLVEIKSRIRSRIPVLISEEDSEPSSSLSARARLERPARQLDLDLARVLVQRQQGRWMRRRVWSGTSSSLSSGDGECHKASETLSAAGSEEDTHTSDELKRNAGVLLADQQDRVGSKSRIPRPVTPVRRQPGKMAAVPSPLASSLSSSRKAKSQRRSVAVPSRSSSLCPRPVTAFVQSGSPRAPLRVLLGTRRSLSSAHCRTDSPSPQRAAPSRPSLPVRAPTVPVLPPRNRAAMRRSASQEAAAVSPPGPAAPAKWSRPKVAMKANSREKAPPAR, translated from the exons ATGCAGTGCCTAGGCCCCGCCCACCAGGACAACGCCAACATGAACGGGACCGCCGAGCAGGCCGACATCCTGCCGCCCAATTGCATGGTCAAGGACCGATGGAAAGTG CTGAAGAAGATCGGCGGCGGCGGTTTCGGCGAGATCTACGAGGCGCTGGACCTGCTGACCCGGGAGAACGTGGCCCTCAAGGTGGAGTCGGCCCAGCAGCCCAAACAGGTCCTCAAGATGGAAGTGGCCGTGCTGAAGAAACTGCAGG GTAAAAACCACGTGTGCAAGTTCATCGGCTGCGGCAGGAACGACAAGTTCAACTACGTGGTGATGCAGCTTCAG GGTCGCAACCTGGCCGACCTGCGGCGCAGTCAGCCTCGAGGGACCTTCACCATGAGCACCACGCTCAGGCTGGGCAAGCAGATCCTGGAGTCCATCGAGGCCATCCACTCGGTCGGATTCCTCCACCGGGACATCAAACCT TCCAACTTTGCGATGGGTCGCCTGCCGTCCACCTACAGGAAGTGCTACATGCTGGACTTCGGTCTGGCCCGCCAGTACACCAACACCACCGGCGAGGTCCGGCCG CCGAGGACGGTGGCGGGTTTCCGAGGGACGGTCCGCTACGCTTCGGTCAACGCTCACAAAAACAAG GAGATGGGTCGCCACGACGACCTGTGGTCGCTCTTCTACATGTTGGTGGAGTTTGCTGTGGGCCAGTTGCCTTGGAGAAAGATCAAAGACAAG GAGCAAGTGGGTCAGATCAAAGAGCGCTACGACCACCGCATGCTGCTGAAACACATGCCGTCCGAGTTCAACGTCTTCCTGGACCACGTCCTCGCCCTCGACTACTACACCAAACCTGACTACCAG CTGCTGATGTCGGTGTTCGAGAACAGCATGAAGGAGCGAATCATCACGGAGAACGAGCCTTTCGATTGGGAGAaggcaggaagtgatgtcaccaTGTCCACCAGCGCCTCCACCCAACCGCAGCACAACACGCGGCCCACCGCCGCCATGGTtgg GGCCATCGTGACGCCGGTGCCCGGAGACCCGCAGCGCGAGAACACGGACGACGTCCTCCAGGACGAGCACCTGAGCGACCAGGAGAACGcgccgcccccgccgccgccgccgggtcGCACCCCCGGAGAATCGCTAGTCCAACACGCCGGCGAGGCCTGGGAGGACACCGACTTCAACCGCAACAGACTCAGGATCAGCTTGAACAAG gaggaggaggcggggcaTGCCGCCTCTCCAGTGTCACCGGTTCGCGGTGGCGCTCCCGATTCGCCGACGGGTCAGGGCCGGTCCTTAAGATACCGCCGAGTTAACAGTCCCGAGTCGGAACGTCTGTCCGGCGCAGAGGGACGCGCGGACGCCTATGGCCAGAG GTCTCGTATGGACATGCTGGGCTCTCCTTCGCGGCACGTGTACTCGTCGCAGCCGGCGCAGATGCTGTCGGTGGACCCGGGTTGCCGTGGCGACCGGCAGGCCAGCGGCAGACAGGAAGTGTCGGCGGCGTCGGCGGACCAGGAGGCGCACAGCAATGCTTTCATCCGTTCCGTGCCGCTGGCCGAGGAAGAGGACTTCGACAGCAAGGAGTGGGTGATCATTGACAAGGAGGCGGAGCTTCGAGACTTCCACCCCACCACGTCGGGCACCACCGACGAGGAGCCTGAGGAGTTGCGGCCCCTGGAGGAGCAGGACGAGCGCAGGAAGATCCGGGCGGCGGCAG GTGCGGATCTGGTGGTCCGCCCGAAGACGCACGGCCGCGGAATGCTAACGctagcggaggaggaggaggcgtccCGGAGGAGTTTCGGCGCCGGCGGAAGCCCCGCCCACTCGCCGTGTCACTCGCTGCCGTCAGGACGCCCTCGACGCAGAGAGTCGGAACCCAACGGACCGCAGCGGCCG GCGCCATCGCCCCCCTTGCTGATCGGCCTCTGTGCCGGCGCCGCCTCGCCGCCGTCCCCCGACTACCGCACCAAAGCTGACAGTGACGAGCGTGAACACTTCCACATCCTGCCCAAGCTGCAGGCCAAGCGCGGCGACTTCCTGACGGTGATGCTGACAGGAACTCTACCGCAGCGCCGCACCTTTGCCGCCAACGACGACGACGCCCCGCCGGAACTCGCCGGCCCCAAAGACGACGACGTGACCAAGAGCGAGTCCAACAGCGAGGCAAGTCCCAAGAGCTCTGAGCGCAGCCAGGACGCCGCCCCCTCCACGCTCATGGCCGAGGACCAGCGGGGCGCCAAAGAGCACCCTTCTGAGGCTGACCCTGACTTGGAGGACGCCTCTAAGACCTTGGTCCTCTTCTCCCCGGGTGACACTCGCAAGTCCCCCTCTGGAGACCATGCGCTGGAGGCTGAGTTGTCCACACCTTCTGGACCAAACCCCTGCCAAGAACGCGTCCTTGTCGGAGAGGCCATCCACACGGAACCCTCGGAGACGGGCCGCCTGTCCCCCGCTCTCAGAGTGGACATGCGGCCGTCCACCCCAATTGCGCCAGCGTCGCCCCCCTTTACCAAAGTGGAGCGCACATTTGTCCACATTGCTGAGACGTCCCACCTGAACGTCATGTCTTCCAACGGGCACTCGGCCAGAGAGATGGACCGCTATGTCCAGGAGGGCCCAGGTTCCGGACCGCTAGTAGAGGATGCTTTGGACAAGAACCGTCCAACTGACAACAGCCCTTTGGAACCAGTCCCAGAAGCTGTTTCACCGGAACCTAAAGACCCTCCGGACCAgaagtcatccaatgaggaagCCTCTCAGATCCACAAAAAATCTGAACCTCTGGTGGAAATCAAGTCCAGAATCAGGAGCAGAATTCCCGTTCTGATCTCAGAGGAAGACTCTGAGCCGTCGTCCTCGCTTTCGGCTCGGGCTCGCCTTGAGCGCCCCGCCAGACAGTTGGACTTGGACTTGGCCCGGGTGCTGGTGCAGAGGCAACAGGGTCGCTGGATGCGGAGACGGGTCTGGTCCGGGACCTCGTCCTCACTGTCTTCAGGAGACGGTGAGTGTCACAAGGCTTCGGAAACCTTGTCTGCCGCTGGATCGGAGGAGGACACACACACCTCGGACGAGTTAAAGAGGAACGCCGGGGTCCTGCTGGCAGACCAACAGGACCGGGTTGGGTCCAAAAGCCGAATCCCCAGGCCCGTCACGCCAGTTAGAAGACAGCCtgggaaaatggccgccgtGCCGTCTCCTCTTGCGTCTTCACTGTCGTCTTCCAG GAAGGCAAAGAGTCAACGAAGGTCGGTAGCCGTCCCGTCCAGATCATCGTCTTTGTGCCCCCGTCCGGTCACCGCCTTCGTCCAGTCCGGTAGTCCTCGTGCGCCCCTGCGAGTTCTCTTGGGGACCCGCCGCAGCCTTAGCTCTGCCCACTGCAGGACCGACAGCCCGTCCCCTCAGAGGGCGGCGCCCTCCAGACCTTCGCTGCCCGTGAGAGCCCCG
- the LOC144055425 gene encoding uncharacterized protein LOC144055425 — MLAAGECARRFSPLLTHARTHTRADKRPARCEEHKCFGGRRLWSSISRQDESRRDEKKQKVLRPDEDRPQPRPNQLRRLASYVFSSSTLETEHYPHGGGAAFIQRSRSAESSPAHAAAAAGWRRRHGGVAAAGGGGALPARARHSVLNVSRSQLQHMLAKLISKNSS, encoded by the exons ATGTTGGCTGCCGGCGAGTGCGCGCGACGGTTCAGTCCACTTctaacacacgcacgcacgcacacacgcgcggaCAAAAGGCCGGCGAGGTGTGAAGAGCACAAATGTTTTGGAGGCCGCCGTCTGTGGAGTTCGATCAGCCGTCAGGACGAGTCGAGGAGGGacgaaaaaaagcaaaaggttTTGCGG CCGGACGAGGACCGCCCCCAGCCGCGGCCCAATCAGCTGAGGCGCTTGGCCTCCTACGTCTTCTCCTCGTCCACGCTGGAGACGGAGCACTACCCCCACGGGGGGGGCGCCGCCTTCATCCAGAGGAGCCGCTCGGCCGAGAGCAGCCCCgcccacgccgccgccgccgccgggtgGAGGCGGCGGCACGGCGGCGTGGCAGCGGCGGGGGGCGGCGGCGCGCTACCCGCCCGCGCCAGACACTCGGTGCTCAACGTGTCGCGCTCGCAGCTGCAGCACATGCTCGCTAAACTCATCAGCAAGAACAGCAGCTGA